In the genome of Epinephelus moara isolate mb chromosome 14, YSFRI_EMoa_1.0, whole genome shotgun sequence, the window ATCTGTACTACACTAGACTACATGTGTcctgtttgatgtgtgtgttgataAACATTTTGAACTGATTTCTTGTCTCCCAGTTGGGACAGCAGTGACCTCTGTGACCTCCAATCTGAAGCCCTGCTcagtttctgtctctcctctgatGATTCCAGCTGCAAGCAAACAGCTGACCACCACTGCTGACTCCACCTCCAGGTGAGCTGGCCCCGCCCCTGTCCTCTGAGTGTAGTACAAAAGAACAGGTGATATCAAGGGATGCATAGTTAAAGCTGTTAGCTGTCAGTCAGACACTAAAATACGCTGATGCCACATTGACCGTGTcaggaagtgcaccaggctaaagccaatttttgtagtaaCCAACCAGTGAAATACAACTTCCtggtctgtcatgtgatgccactgggcGTGTGTAGTATCAGTATCACATCACAGCTGATCTGATCTACTTAGGTCTGAATGTGTTTCTCTGGTCCCTCAGCTCCTCTGGCTCCACCTCTGCTAAGATGCCCTCCACTCAGGCTCCACCAGCTGTCACGCCCACGCCCATGGAGGTGAGCCCAGGTGAGGACCAGTCGATGGGGCCTCTAAAGAACGACGCCCAGGTGGAGCCTCTGAAGATGGTCCCCCAGTTGACACCTCTGAAAACCGACACCCAGGTGGAGCCACTGAAGTCTGACGCCCAGGTAGAGCCTCTGTCGGCCAGCCAGGACCAGGTCCTGAGCACCAGTGACATCACAGCCCAGATGAAGGTGCTGGAGAAAGCTCTGGATTCAAGCTCCAAAACCACCGTAGATTCAAAGACACCTGAGTCCAGCTCCACCCAGACCCCTGAGTCCAGCTCCACCCAGACCCCTGAGTCCAGCTCCACCCAGACACCTGAGTCCAGTTCAGTCCAGACTCCGGCTTCCTCTTCGCTCCAGCAGAAAGAGTCAGGCTCAGCGGATCCCTGCGAGCCCAAAGAGCTCCAGGAGGGTCAGGAAATTTACATCCAGACCGAGGGGCTGACAGTCCAGCTGGCAGAGCCTGGTTTAGACCGGATTGTGATTGTGAACGGTCCAGACGGGACCACCATGCACATCCAGACCCCAGAGGGTGTCCCCCTGGAGGCAGTTCAGGCCCTGCTGGGCATCGAGGCTTCCGATGGAGCCAAAGCTCCTCAGTGAACCCTGAACAGAACCTTATCACATCACACTGACAGTGTACAGATTAGAACTGTGAGGGGGCTCTAACAGATCTTCAGACTGCTGGTTTGTGGTTTCAGGTGTGTCAGTTGAACTGTTCCGTTAATGTCACACCTGGATCGTTTCAGTTGGACTCGTTCTACCTTCAGACCGAACACAAGTTGAAGATCTTCCAAAAGACACCAGAAGTTTTTCTCCGAGATCGTCCAAACTCTGTTCAGCTGCCGTCTGTAGTCGACTTTCTCATTATCTAGTTCTCTTGataaattttattttgtggtgCTCATGTCTAAAATTCAAAGACTGTTACATTGAGAGAAATATATCAAACACTATCTGATGAACAGGAAAGAACACATTCAACTCATCGACAATGAACTGTCTGATACCTACAGATAACCTGATCGATAAATCCTGACCTCAGGCCAACGGATTTAACATCTAAATATGAGCAACATTATTTATCAAGATGATGAGATAATTGGTTTGTGACTACGTAGTGTTCTCTCTGGGCTCCTATACTCTCAGTTCAGCTCGGTCTTCGATTGGTTCGTTCATTTCCCACCTGTGATGATGTCAGCAGCGGCTGTTTTTTAAGGAATCTGGAGAGATTGTAAATTTGtaaacttgttttttctttttcagtgtttccatATTTGAACTTGTTCATTTCAGGATAGAAAGTGATTAGTTTGCTGTTTATATGTAGATAAATACgaaaacaaagtttaaaaaaaaagttgcactattttattactttttataaAACTTCACAGCGAAAACATTTTCCAAACGTAAACTAAACGTTTGTACTCGTTTGGAGAATGGACATGAGGACGGACTGAAAACAGTTTGGAGGAAAATAAACTTTGCTCATTTGTCATGTTGGTCGTTCGAGTGCTGAATGAATTAAACGCATTTCATGTTCCTCCAATAAACTGATGTGAactctgagctctgtttcaTGATTTCACAGACGACTCCTCGCGTCAGATTTCTAACAgtcttcagttttgttttttgtttgttcctgCAGATTAAAAAAACTCTGAATGCGTCACACAGAATATCTGTACAATtaacagtttcaaggtggacacccaagattagtgtcaccaattcagatTATGACCAACTGTCTCTCTTTCTAAAGGCCTTTACTGAGTCCGTTTTTTTCAAATGAGTTTTTCTAATCCGTCATCCGAAAAAAATCATTACGCATAGAAACCTTGCACACCGATTCCGATGCGTTTTATTGTTCTACTATTGTGCGCCCCGTTCTTCTGTCTTAGCTCGcaccgccacattttcttcactgattcttggtcaaacaactcTAAAGGCTTTGATGGATGCGAAAAACGCAGAAAATTGAATCTGTTCCTAATTTTAAAAAGAGACTAAAGTTTTGGACTAATAATGTGagattgttatttatttttagccatGAGACAGTTTTcgatgaaaaaacaaactaagCGTGCAAAGGCCTTCATCGGTTCAATCTTGAaaccaagtgaacgtttgtgccaaatttgaagaaatttacTCAAGGGTTTTTtagatatcacgttcacgagaatgagatgaatgcaaggtcacagtgaccctgacctttgatcaccaaattctaatcagttccaTGCTGTGTCCATGTGAACGTTTTCTCTAAAGAATTCAAGGCATTTTTGACATATTGCCCTTacatgaatgagacagatgaggtcacagtgactttgacctttgaactaTGACCACCAACATATCAATTAATTCATcattgaatccaagtggatgttCGTGCCAAAGCTGAGGAAATTTCCCAAAGGCATTTCTGAGATAGCACGTTTACAGGAATGGGACAGACATGCATACAGTTAGATGGAAGGACAACCTGAAGACATAATGTCTCCAGTCCGACCTTGGCTATCGCCAGAGaggagttgcattgtgggactTTATGAATTACGTACATGTTACCTCCCATTGCTTTTGCATTACTTTGCATTAGGCTTTGTATTCCATCACTACATGTTCTTTATTAATTTGCGACATATCCTGGAAATACTTCTAGGTTGCTCTGCGTCCTGTTTGTAAGGATATTTTGAACTCTCACAGAGATGTATTTGTATTTCCACTTCAGTGTATATTACAACAGTACTAGTGTTACTGTTTGTAACTGAAGACAAAGTCAGGCCTCAGAGACCTGAGCTGCTCAGGAACAGACCTGAAGAGCACTGACAGACGCTCTGCTCATATGTCCAACATCATCCATCATGTTACAGTCCATCAGCGGATCCTGAGTTCACCTGCAGCCTCAGGAAGTACAGCCAACTTCTGCTCGTGTTTCAGTCTGATGACATCAGAGGGGGCGGTGCCCAGTCTCCAGAAGCAGAGCCTCCAGGGTCAGTCTGGCCTGGGGGGGGATGAAGGGCTGGTGCAGCCAGCAGGACAGATAGACCatgcagaggtcagaggtcgcaGTGTGGGCGAGTTCCTGCAGGATTGTCTGCTTCAACTTCAGCTCCTGACTGAAGGAGTCCAACAGGACACGAGACGACTCGTCTGAAACAGGAAGACAAGAAAATCAGACACCAGAGCACTCGTCAGAAAcgtgaaaacagaaacagacacaggacAACTCGTCTGAAACATGAAGACAGAAACATCAGACACAAGATGACTCGTCTGAAACATGAAGACAGAAACATCAGACACCAGAGGACTTGTCGGAAacatgaaaacagaaacagacacgAGACGACTTGTCTGAAAcatgaagacagaaacagacacaatACAACTCGTCTGACACATGAAAGCAAAAACAGACACGAGACGACTCGTCTGACAcatgaagacagaaacagacaagaGATGACTCGTCTGAAAcatgaagacagaaacagacatgAGACGACTCGTCTGAAAcatgaagacagaaacagacacgAGATGACTCATCTGAAACATGAAGACAGAAACATCTGACACCAGACGAGTCGNTGAAGACAGAAACATCAGACACCAGAGGACTTGTCGGAAAcatgaagacagaaacagacacgAGATGACTCATCTGAAAcatgaagacagaaacagacacaatgactcatctgaaacatgaagacagaaacagacacaagaCGACTCATCTGAAACATGAAGACAGAAACATCTGACACCAGACGAGTCGTCTGAAACGTGACATCTGCTGATGTCACCTGGtcatagtgagccggtgactctGCTGACATCACACAGGTGAACTGAAGTGAAGAGATGAACTCACTGAAGTCTTTGGTGTTCCAGCTGTGAAACAGAGGAAGTTTTCTTCCTTCAAGTCCGAACTGAAACTCCTCCAGATCCTGAACACCttgctgtgatgtcatcagacgCTCCATCTTTGTCACCACGATGGCCTGACAGGAAGAACACAGACACTGATTAACATGGACGATAAAGAAGACCGCTATTAAATGTcaggtttgtctgttctgaggaggagaagaggacccactccctatttagatataaacagctgacaaagacaaagagattcttattttcaggtaattataaacatattaaaacaCAGTTATGAGTATTATAAATCATTTCTGTCTATAAATAAAGCATCACCATTTTGTCAATGATGTCCTGCAGCTTGCAGCATTCGTCCTGCAGCTCTGTAGCTCCTCCTGTCTGCTGCAACAAAGCTGATGAAGCTGATGAAGCTGATGAAGCTGATGAGGACTCgtccaccagcagcagctgatcGCTCTGAGAACTGAAGGAGAGAAAAGTGTTTAAACTACCTCCACTTTATAAatataaactaaactaatatgACTTATTAAACCTACTTAAACTCACCGTGTCAGTCTGATGTCGACGATGTTTCCTGCCACCTTGAATCCTTCGTCGTTGAGTTTTTCCCACCTCAGCATCAGGTTGTGCCAGTCAGCTGCGTTGTCTTTAATTTTCCGGGCACTTCCTGTGACAGCagagcacttcctgtttgctgGGGTCACTGGTATGTCACCTGACTGGCCTGGGAGGCAGGACGGGAGACATATAGACATGAACATCATGTTTTCTCGTCATGACAAATGAGTTGAAAGTTTAAAAtctgtgaaacaaaaaaaatcagcatttaGAGTGTTTATGAAATTACATGAATCTTTCCAGAATTTATGACTAAATTCAAatcttatttcaggcatctaaccaaaaacccactgactctGAGACGAGGAAACCGGGAGTGtcaaaatgctaactcatttctttTTAGGACTCCATCATGGCACATGCTACATTAGAAAATCTGTAGTCACCAACTCTTGAAAAAATGTTGGTCTTGACTTTCTGGACTTCTCCACCTTGAATAATGTATTTAAGATGAACTGGTTACAgcagtgtgatgtcatcatgtcaatatggaccaaaatctctgaggaatgtttccagcaccttgatgacaccaagaattaaagaggggtccaacctggtactagcaaggtgtacctaataaagtggccggtgagtgtatgaagttttcctcctctgagcagtatggttttcttgtcttcttctcttctgccattttttcctCTATCTAACTATGAGACAGCTTTGTGAGATgataacaagcaaacaaacaaacttttacCACTGTGATTCTGTGCAACCATGTAAGTACCTCAGCTAAGGGgaaattaagccttaagtgtcatacttaaggaataaggtgttttgtgcaactggtccCATGTCACACATGAAAATATGACAGTTTTAATGGTACTACATTATTTAGAGTGTCTTTGGTTTCACAAATCATTCGTCTCATCACTGAGGAGTCTGGAGCATCTCCTCCAGTTTCCATATCATAtacatcagctgatcagctgactgACACGGAGCCTCGTGCAGGTTTCATCTTCAGCTACAGATATAAACCTACAGGTGTATTGATCCGTCACAGAGCTGTGGATCGATGATGTGATCATTCTGCAGATATTCACTCACCTTCCATCTGATCAATAAATCCTCGCGTGGAGCATCAAGTTcacactttcttcttcttcctgctgctcttcttcttctgtggtggcTCTCCTCCTCACCTCAGAAGCGAGTCAGCGCCCCCTGCTGACCTGTCACCTCCTCTTTCTCAtgatttagggactgttctttactctCACTTTACTTACTGTGcttcctctcctgctctgaGGACATTTATCACAAGTTGGTGACATGTTTAGATatatgttgtgtattttgcCTTGGAGTAGTGGACGCTATGTAGTGTTTTAAATTGTACTagtgtctggttttgtttgagcatttgtgtatttgttcGAGACTTTCTTCCCAAATGTCATCTGGTATTTGATTTGTCTTTTTCCCAACTGGCTTTGCAACTTTCAGAAGATGGAGAGACTAGTGATAGCAGGGTGTCATATAGGTAGGAGATGGAGTTATCTCGGTTTGGTGACGTTTTAAGACAGCGGTCTATTCATTGTCTCCAAATTTAAAATCCTATTAGATGTTTTCGATCTCTGATCTGTAAGTGCCTGAAAACATTTGTTTGGAGGATTGAATTTATTTTGCAGCCGTGCAAAggtgctgctcctgctgcttcttcacattTTCCCCAGACATTTGTCCCTGTCTCTCTGCTCcttctgcttctctctgcacTCTGCCTTCAGGAGCTCCTGGTTTTTGCTGAGGCATTCTGACTTCGCTAATCAGGTTGAGTCCACCTCAGATGTTTACTTAAGCAGCACCTGTGAGTTCTGCACATGGCACACCTGACACGTGTCAAGTGGACCGCACCATTTCACAATACCTGCGGGGGGAAATGTGTTCTCattataaaattacatttacttaTCATGTAACTACAAATAACCTGTATCATCAGTGATATAAATCAGTTTGTTGTACTTGATCCAATTTAAgggtcaaccatagaccttttTATGGGCCCTCCCTTGACCTATGGCTGGGGTCATCTGTCCCCTTTGACCCCCTCTGACAGCGGGCCTCCTCTCACCTCAGAAACAATTTGAGCTCAGTGCTTCAACAAGAACTCTTAACCCTTTCATACACAGTGTTCACTGCAGTCAGCAGCTGtttaaaagccattttcttGTGTATCCATGGGGTTTTGATGCTACAGCTGCATTTAAGTCACTATAGTGGACGCTAGTGCGTCATGCCacacactgccacccactggccaggtgttgtcagtgcagcacaaatctctcaaaaccaagatggccgacgTACTGCAAAAGATGTTGTGCAGCTCGCCAATCCTTCTATAATAGGAGACCCAGgtgggtaaaaaacaacaactaaggAGCAATACTGTTGctaaattttcaaaatattaattttatgttgtgaggAAATTACTATTATCATCTGTCCACGAACTGGACATCACGCATCGCTGGCTATATTTCAGCTACAGTTAATACCATTACTGCAACTTTGTTCTTCTTGAAAATACTTAATTTGCAGTGACTTTCTTGGCTGTAAATCAATTGATTAGATTATTAGAATgtaatgtacagtttttgtaACAGAAACTATATTTTGACAGTGGGGAGAAAAAATGAACTTCAGGCACTTCAGCGTGGAGCAGGATGCATTTGAATTGAGttaaaaaagcctttatttcaaaacatagctgcttacattaaaacaccaaCCGGTTTCAacccaaaggtcaaggtcaagcaAACATTTTATCAGCTTGGTAGGGGGTGTCACCCAATTTTGATTAATGAGTGAGCAGAGGTGAGTGAGAAGCCATTTTGCACACGCCTTTACAGGTGTTTAAAAAATTCCTGTACTATAATGAATAGGTACAGGAGGGAGAAATAGAAAAAGAGGGGAGTCAGGTGAAAAGTTCAGCGCCTTTGCATGGTACAATATATGaacatattaaaatatatgGACACGCTAGTTAAGTTAAATGTCCACCAGAGTGaacatgtggaaaaactgatggaaaaatgcatattaaaaaaaaatgaacttcataatttatttttttatgcctAAAGAGGAATAAAACAATCTTGACCGAGGtcttaatattaataatatactaataaactttatttatatagcacctttcaaaatacagcgacaaagtgctgtacaataaaactaaacacaataaaaacacaagaacaataaaacaaataacatgtcgTAAAATGTCATccagtaaaagataaaataaggaaggccaaaactaaaatcaagataataaatgggGAATAACATCACTAAACAGACAGCACAGATAAAGTCAGCATATGCTTTCTGATAGAAGTACGTTTTTAGGAGAGACTTAAACGAagacagtgactcagacagTCTGATGTCCTCGGGCAGGtcgttccagagcctcggggccctggtGGCAAAAGCTGTGTCCCCTTTGGTCCTCAGTCTGGACTCTGGGACAAGCAGAAGACCTCTTCCCTGAGGATCTCAGACTATGTAAAAGTTCACAAGGGACTTACAGGTCTGAAATGTAATCTGGAGCCACGAAGAGCCTTAAAAATTATTAATAAGATTTTAAAGTTGATCCTACAacaaacagggagccagtgtaaagaggctaaaactggaGTGATGCCTGAAAGGGTTAATTTAGTGGTATGTTGAGCTCAGTGCTTTGACAGTGTTGTGCTCTGTAATACCTCCGCTGTTGTATCAGTGACAGATGATTGCTGCCTGTTTATTCCCTGACAGGCTGAGGGTCATTCATTAAACTGCCATTGTGTAATTTACTGACAGTGACGTCAGAACACTGATGGGACGTTTTATTGAGAAGAGTTCTCACTCTGTTTCATATTTCAGTCACAGTTTATTTGACGTCAtcgtgtgtgtgtcatgtcttcATGTgattcatgtttgtgttttatgttaacacacacagactgaggtGATaaagtgtgtctgtgctgcagcaTCTTGAACGTGAATCCTGAGCTCAGCAGAAACAGTCAGAGTGAGACCtcccactgtcacacacacactctgtgctcACTGACGcagcaggaagcagcagcagaagaagagacGAGGAAAGAGTCACCGTTCCTCTGGTCCACgatcacacagcagcagtaatCTATAACAGTCACGTGTTAGTGTGTTGTtggtgtgatgatgtcaccGCTGCAGGTGTTCAGACATTAGTGATAGAGTCAGACTTCTGTATCTGTGACAGCGTGTCGTTGGTGTGAGGTCGTGATGATGTCGGTGCTGCAGCTTCCTGCCGAGCTGTGGCTGCAGGTGTTCAGCTTCCTGTCCTGGAGAGACAAACTGAGCATACGCTGCACCTGCTCACACTTCAAACACCTGCTGGATAAGTCCCGCCCCCTGTGGCGAGGCTTCACCGTGGTACTGCGACAGTTCTCCAGATACAACCGGCCGTTCTGGCGCAGCCTGGCTCAGAGGCATGTGGATAGCGTGTCGGTGCGTTCGGGTAAGAGGAAACACCTGAAGCAGCTCGCCACCTGGCTTCCTGCTCTCGAGGCGTTGCGGTTGGACGACTGGCAGGAAGGCGGCGTCGACGACCTGAAACTGTTCCACCGGCTGCAGTATCTGTCCGTCACTTCCTGTTCCATGCCACTGAAGAGCATggacttcctgtttcctctcagtcatcaccTGTTGCAGCTCAGACTGTGTAACGTGCAGCTCACCTGTAACGCCTCTCACCTGTTGACCGCCATCAGTCAGCTGACTCGTCTCACCTCGCTGCAGCTTCACCATGACGGCAGTCTGAGAGTCCCGAAGCCCAGCAGCGTCCTGACTCACCTGACCGAG includes:
- the cinp gene encoding cyclin-dependent kinase 2-interacting protein isoform X2 codes for the protein MEGQSGDIPVTPANRKCSAVTGSARKIKDNAADWHNLMLRWEKLNDEGFKVAGNIVDIRLTRSQSDQLLLVDESSSASSASSASSALLQQTGGATELQDECCKLQDIIDKMAIVVTKMERLMTSQQGVQDLEEFQFGLEGRKLPLFHSWNTKDFNESSRVLLDSFSQELKLKQTILQELAHTATSDLCMVYLSCWLHQPFIPPQARLTLEALLLETGHRPL
- the cinp gene encoding cyclin-dependent kinase 2-interacting protein isoform X1, whose protein sequence is MMFMSICLPSCLPGQSGDIPVTPANRKCSAVTGSARKIKDNAADWHNLMLRWEKLNDEGFKVAGNIVDIRLTRSQSDQLLLVDESSSASSASSASSALLQQTGGATELQDECCKLQDIIDKMAIVVTKMERLMTSQQGVQDLEEFQFGLEGRKLPLFHSWNTKDFNESSRVLLDSFSQELKLKQTILQELAHTATSDLCMVYLSCWLHQPFIPPQARLTLEALLLETGHRPL